The Bactrocera dorsalis isolate Fly_Bdor chromosome 3, ASM2337382v1, whole genome shotgun sequence genomic interval gatttcaatgctttgttcaacgatacatctacaaagaaaattttattagcgaggattcagaatttttttttatacctacgcTATTGCTACGATCTCCTAGCTACATCCGCACTATTTTTTATGCCCATTAATTTCCATAGTGCTCAGATAAATCCGAAGACTCGGACGTCAGACACCTAACCGTACACGTCCTCTGCTTATAAAGACCCAGTCAGTTGCTGATGCCATAGAAATCTTTAAACTAAACCAGAGTGAGAGCTCTCAGGTTAGATTCAAACCAGACCTAACCCCTGCACAACAGACTCACCTTAATGATTTACGCTCTGAATTAAGCACTCTCAACAATAATGGTGACACAAGTAAAACCATCAAGTATATCCATGGCATACCGCAGATAGTTAACAAAAATGTTCGCCCGCtcagtgaaaaggaagaaacCCGAAGCTCTTCAAGTGTACTATCAAAACACGCGGGGGCTCCgaacaaaactaaataaatttttcacagcgTCTGCCGTCAGTAATATCGACCTCATTTATATTAATGAATCATGGTTACACCCATCGATTCACGATGGCGAACTAATGGACAGCACTTACACAATTTTTAGGCACGATAGGGATCCTGTTCTGTCCGGTCTGGAACGAGAAGGTGGAGTATTCATCGCAGTCAAACGCCACTTTCAAGCTGAATTAATACAAATTGATCAACATAAACTTGAGCTCGTCTTCGTCAACGTAAAAGGTGCTTCCCATGATATCATTGTTGGCTGTGTCTACATGCCACCTCTCTCAAACTTTGATTCCTATACTAATCTACTCACTCTACTCTCTTTTATAaacgataaatttaaaaatgctaAACTATTACTTGTAGGCGACTTCAATTTGCCTAGTAGTGTCCCCCGGGCGGACTGTGAAAGGATTCTCCAAGATGGTTTAGCTATACTTGATTGCACTCAAACAAATAACACAAGCAACTGTGATAACACTTTTCTGGATCTCTGTTACAGTAATATAGAAATTAGTGTTGATAAAACCCTACCATTTGTTGAAGAGGACAAATATCATCCGGCCCTCTCAATCAGTCTTAATTTTCGACCTAATCTTACATCACCGAGTTCACCTACATACTCCTTCAAGAAAGCTGATTATCATAatctcaacttttttttatcatcAGGTTAACTGGGTAGGAATGTATGAAACAGACAATATCGACAATGAAATTGCTTGGTTTTATAACAAGCTAGAGGAAGGCATTACCCTATATGTGCCTGTACATAAGAATTATGTCAGTAATTACCCTAATTGGTTCTCTTTTGAGCTTATCAACAGAATTAAGCTCAAAAATGCGGCTCACTCACAATACAAAAACTCTAATAACCAACGAGATTATGCTCGCTTCAGCATGTTAAGGCGTGATTGCAAAACTTTAAGTACTGAATGCTACAGAAAATATGTTGACAAAATAGAGAACATGGTTCAGTCTGACACAAGTGCGTTCTGGAAGTTCATCAAGGATAAGAAGTACAATAGGGTGAACATTCCATCCGAGATGTCATGGCTCGATCAATCTGCTACCACTGGTGAATCAATCAGTAACCTTCAAAACAACATTCACTGATGATAACAATAATGATCGAATTAACAAAAATACAGTGATCAATGACCCAAAAACCAGCCTCGATAATCAAACAATTACTCAAGCTGAACCCTAACAAAGGTGCTGGACCTGACGGTATACCAAATGTTTTCCTTAGGAACTGCGCTACTGTGCTCTATGAGCCTATCACCTACATATTCAATAGATCTTTGCAGCTTGGCACCTTCCCTAGCGAATGAAAGCTGTCGTATGTCAGATCAATCTTCAAAAGTGGCCAGAGAACTGATGTTTCCAACTACAGACCTATACGCATTCAATCAGCGTTggcaaaactatttgaaaagctGGTCCTCACTCAACTTACTGCTGCCTTTAAAGATATCATCACGACAAAACAGCACGGATTTACGGGTGGCAGATCAACCACGTCCAATCTTTTCTCTTACACTAATTTCCTACTCAACACATGGAATGATGGTCTCAAGGTTCACTCCATATATACTGACTTTAGCAAAGCCTTTGATCGTGTAAATCACAGAATTCTTGTTTCTAAGCTTCAAGTCTACGGAGTCGACGGCAATGCCTTGGATTGGTTATATTCCAACCTGGTAAACAGATCCCTGCAAGTTAGAGTTGATGGATATTTGTCTGAGGAATATAAGGTTACATCTGGAGTGCCACAGGAATCCCACTTAGGACCTCTGCTTTTCAACATCTTTGTCAATGATGCAAAAATCTCCTGTCAGAATACCTGCTCTACGCAGATGACCTCAAGATCTACAGAACCATCAAAAATGAGGGTTATAGGGGTCCAGCTGCTTCAAGATGACATTGACAAACTCTCGGCCTGGTGTACTAATAATAAACTTGACCTTAACGCAAATAAATGTTCGGTAATCTCGTACTCGCGCTCTCACAGCAATATTGCCACCAGTTATAACTTAAACGGTCACAGCCTGCAAGAAGTTCCCGACATCAAAGACCTGGCAATCAGCATAGACAACAAACTCACTTACTCGAAGCATATAGACAAGATCACACTCCAAGCTTTCAACGTTCTTGGATTAATCACGAGAACAGGCATAGAGTTTCGCAATCCCTACACATTGATACGTCTATATCGCCAACTGGTTCTACCCATACTCGAGTACGGCACTGTAGTCTGGTCTTCTCACACTGATGTCTCAATCAACAGATTGGAGAAGGTCCAAAATAAATTCCTTCCTTTCATACAACCTTGAGGTCGCAGGTACTCTCCACTGATGAT includes:
- the LOC105225804 gene encoding uncharacterized protein LOC105225804 isoform X2 encodes the protein MEQSSQQTDRNPLANYQFSADEIRVLRECNSESFFQRSLPLGTALGVGAYLAVKNGFLQVNWVGMYETDNIDNEIAWFYNKLEEGITLYVPVHKNYVSNYPNWFSFELINRIKLKNAAHSQYKNSNNQRDYARFSMLRRDCKTLSTECYRKYVDKIENMVQSDTSAFWKFIKDKKYNRVNIPSEMSWLDQSATTGESISNLQNNIH